GTCCTGTTAATATAACTTGTCCACTTCCTAACATGTCCGTAGCTTCAATGAAAAGTATTTCTCCACCTACAGATGTCCATGCAAGTCCTGTAACTACCCCTGGTGGATTATCCTTTTGAGCCTTATCATGACTTGAAACTTTTCTACCAAGTAAATCGTCTAACTCACTTTCAGTAACAATAAATGGTAACTCTCCTTTATGTGATACAATTTTTTCTGAAGTAATTCTTGCAAGCGTAGCTAGTTGTTTTTTCAATCCACGAACACCAGCTTCCATGGTATATTCACTAATTATCTTTTGCAAAGCTCCATCTTCAATAACTAACTGTTCTTTATTTAACCCATGTTCTTCAAGTGTTTCAGGTATTAAATGGTTTTTTCCAATATGGAATTTTTCATTCATAGTATAACTAGATATCTGGATTATCTCCATTCTATCAAGTAATGGTCTTGGAATGTCACCAATCGAATTAGCTGTTGCTATAAAAAACACTTCAGATAAATCATAAGGTAAATCCAAATAATGATCTGTAAAGCTGTTATTTTGCTCTGGATCTAATACCTCTAGTAATGCGCTGGCTGGATCTCCATTATAGCCAGTCATTAGCTTATCCACCTCATCTAAAACCATAACTGGATTTATTTCTCCTGCTTTTTTTATGCTTTGAATAATTCTTCCTGGCATTGCGCCAATGTAAGTTCTTCTATGTCCTCTTATTTCAGCTTCATCACGTATTCCACCTAAACTTAATCTTATATATTTCCTATCTAGTGCCTGTGCAATACTTTTACCTAAACTAGTTTTACCAGTACCTGGAGGTCCAACTAATAATAAAATAGAACCTTTTTTATCTTTTTTAAGCTGCATAACCGCTAAATGTTGTATTATCCTATCCTTAACCTTATCAAGTCCATAATGCTGTTCATCTAGTATTCTCCTTGCTTCTCCTAAATTAATAACTTTTGGTTCAGACTTTTTCCAAGGAAGTTTTACTAATAAATCTAAATAATTACGTACAATATTATATTCAGCGCTATTCTCGCTTTGTCTTTCTAATTTTTCAAGTTCATCTAAAGCAGCGCTTTTTATTTCAGCTGGCATTTGAGCCTCTTCAATTTTATCTATAAAAGTTTTATCTTTCTTAGCACTCTCACTTTTTCCTTCATCTAATTCTGTTTGAATCGCCTTTAATTGATCTCTTAATACTGATTCTCTATATCCTTTATTAGCTTTCTGAGTGAATTTTTCTGCCATCTCCAGTTGCAACTTGAGAGCTTCCTTTTGTTTTAAGATGTAATCCATAAACTTAAGGCTTCTATCTTTTAATGATTTAATTTTAATTAACTCATACTTTTCTTCGTTTGTTAGTGGCATGAATTGAGTAAGATGAGCCATTAGTGCATTTAACTCCTTTTGATCTTCTATCATCTTCATAAACTGGTCTGATCCCTTAAATCTTTCACTAACCTCACGAGTAACCTTCTTAATGCATTCAATCATTTCTTCTTGACCTTTTTCATTAAGATCAATAATATCTGGTATTACCTCAAATTCTACACGTATAAAACCACTTTCAATAATAAGTTCATTAATTTCAACCCTATCTAAAGTTTTAATTTTCACCTGATATCCTTTTTCTGTTTTCTCAACTTCATTTACATGAAATGAAACGCCAACTCTATGGAAATCTTCTCCTTTTAACTGATTCTGGTTAAAGTTTTGTTTTAAAGGTAAAGCGATACTAAATTGTTGCTCATCATCTAAATTTTTAAGTTCTTCTTCACTAATTTTATTTAATTTTAAAGTATACTCCATTCCTGGTAATAAAACTATATCTGCTACAGGAATTACCATTCCCTCTTTATTTTTTCTATCTAAACTCATCATTATAATCATCCTTTCTTTCAATATTATTCATAAGTGAATGTTCGTTTAATTAAGCTAACAAAGCATCCTGTATTATTGTAATCAACTCTTTTAGTAAATCATCCCTTTCAACTTCTCCAATGCATTGGTTACTCGCAATAGACTTTATTGGAAAAAAAAGTATTGCTATCAAATTATCATTTTGAATATCCTTAAGCACTCTTTGCTGCTTCATTTCCTCAAACAAATTATTAAGATTTTTTATGCCTTTTCTATCTAAGCAATGGCAAGCTAAGGCCGGACAACTGGAAAATTGATCTACAAAATGAAATATCTCTCCATTCTCTTTGATGTAAGTATAATATCCTCTGACCAGTATTTCAATAAGTTCATGTCCATCCATATTCTTATAAACCATACTAAGCAAATAATCAAATATTTCTTCAGAATATTCATAATATATATCTTGAAACATAATTTCTTTATTCTCGTAATAAATATAAACAGTAGCTGGGGAAACCCCTGCCTCTTTTGCGATTTTTGAAATAGAAGTACCATGAAAACCTAATTCAAGTATTAGTTTAACAACTGCTTCCTTTATACTTTTCTCTTTTTCATCATCTTTTCTTCTCATCTAAACACCTCTACTAATTTCTATAATAAACGATCATTCATTTATTGTCAAGTGGCATTTTACTATTCTTGTGTATTTTTAAAATATTTTATTATATTCTAGGTATACTGTCAAGAATATTTTTACAATACAGAACTGTTCCTTAATTTTTTAATACTCCTAACAAGAAAAAATGCAGTAAGTGCTGTTGCAATCAAATCAGCACAAGGTTGTGAAAACCATAATCCATCTAATTTAAGAAATAATGGGAGTATAAGGATAATGGGTATTAAAACTATGACTTGTCTTAAAACACTTAAAATCATTGATGTTTTTGCCTCATTTATGGCTTGAAAATAACTTGCACCTAAAATTTGAAATCCTAAAATAGGTAAAACCATTAAATCAATCCTAAGTCCATGTGCACCTAATTTTATTAATTCAGGATTATTACCTACAAATATTGTTATAAGTTGATTTGCAAATAGTTGCACAACAATAAACCCAATTACAGCAATACAAGTTCCAAAAATTATGGCGAGCTTTAAAATTTTAAAAACTCTATCATACAATTTAGCCCCATAATTATATCCTATTATAGGCTGTATACCTTGACTAATACCAACTATGGGCATAAAAATAAGCATTGATATACTATTTAATATCCCCATTGCAGCAACTGCAAGATCCCCTCCATAAATTAAAAGACCTTTATTATACAAAATAGCTACAAGGCTTGAAGCTATTTGCATAGAAAACGGCGCTACCCCAATAGCAAAAATATCATTTACAATATATTTATTAAGCTTTAAGTTAGTTTTCTTTAATTTAAGTACGCTTCCACTGTTTTTCGCTGTAAAATATCTAAGTACCAATAAAGTATTAAAAGCTTGAGAAATTACAGTTGCTATTGCAGCACCTTGAATTCCCATTTTAAATACAAATATAAATATTGGATCTAATATAATATTAATAATTGCGCCAAACATCATTGTAAGCATTGCCATTTTAGGATTACCCTCGGCTCTAATTATATTATTAATGCCAAATCCTATATTTTGAAAAACAGCTCCCATAAGTATAATTTGTATATATGCTTTTGCATAAGGCAGATTATTTTGATCCGAACCAAATAATATTAAAATTTTATTTAAAAATAAAACTCCAAATATTCCAAGCACTACTGATATTATTGTTAAAAGCATCACAGCATTCCCCAAAATATTATCTGCTGCCTCAACGTTTTTTTCTCCAAGTCTTATTGATATCACTGAACAAGCACCTATACCAATAAGCATCCCAAATGCCATTATAATGACTGATATTGGAAATGTTATAGCAAGTCCGGATAATGCGTATGATCCTACCCCTTTAATATGTCCTATATATATTCGATCCACAATATTATATAAAGCATTCACTACCATTCCCGTTATAGCTGGCACAGAAAACTTAAAAAGTAATTTGCTTATACTTTCCGATCCTAATTTTGTATTCATAAAATTTCCTCCAAATTAAAAAATAATATAATGTTGTAACAGCCTAACTTATTTTACATAATAACATCAGCTATATATTATATCATACGTTTTATGATTTAAACTGTCTTATAGATATAAATCTATATAATTTAATTTAGAAATTCAAACTTCTAAAAATTACTTTATAAGAAATATTTTATAATAGTTATTATTATTTACATCCTTATGCAACTATAGTATTATAATATATAAGAAATAAATATAAAATTTATAATTTAAACATAGTATTAAATATAACTAGTTTTTTAAAACATCATAATTATAATATATTTTAAAGAGGAGAGATTAAATTGAAATTTGAAAATTTACTTAAACAAACAACATTAGATTCAACTATAAATGTAAAAAACTCTATAGTTATGGCACCTATGACTACTTTTTCTGCAAATCCTGATGGAACAGTATCTGTGGCAGAATTAAGTTATTATAAAGCAAGGTCAAAAGGTGTAGGCATAGTAATTACTGCCGCAACCAATGTACAAGAATCAGGTAAGGGATTCCCTGGACAATTTGCTGCTTACAACAATAGCTTTTTACCAAGTTTAAAAAAATTATCACAAACCATAAAAGGAGAAGGTGCCTTAGCAATTCTTCAAATATTTCATGGTGGAAGAATGGCAATTCCTGCCGAAATACCTGGTGGTCAAACTATTAGTGCAAGCGCTATAGCAGCTGAAAGAGAAGGTGCAATGACTCCACGCGAAATGACCCAAGCAGAAATCCAAGATACTATTAAAGCATTTGGTGAAACAACAAAACTTGCAATAGACGCCGGTTTTGATGGTGTAGAAATTCATGGGGCCAACACATACTTATTACAACAATTTTTTTCTCCTCATTCAAACCGAAGAGACGATATGTGGGGTGGAAGCATAGAAAAAAGAATGAATTTCCCACTAGCTGTTATTGCGCAGGTTAAGAAAGTAATAAAAGAAGATGGCATAAAGAATTTCATAGTTGGCTACAGGTTTTCACCAGAAGAACTAGAAAATCCCGGTATAACTTTAGAAGACACTCTTTCATTTATAGACGTTTTATCAAATCAAGGATTAAGTTATTTGCACAGCTCCATATCGGATTTTTGGCAAAGTTCAATACGTAATGCCTCCAATACTAATCCTATTATTTGCAAAATACTTGACAAAATACATGGCAGAGTCCCTTTTATTGGCGTTGGATCTATCCACACACCTGAAGATGCTATAAAGGCATTAAACAGTGGTACCACATTTATATCTCTTGGTAGAGAGCTAATCATGGAACCCGACTGGGTCAGTAAGGTTCAAACTGGTGATTTTTCAAAAATACGTACTACTTTAAATAAAACCCAAAGAGAATCTTTAGATATTCCAGAGCCACTTTGGAATATAATTATAAATACACCTGGTTGGTTCCCAATGTCAAAATAATTACTTTATCACTACTAAATACTTAACACATCTTATACAACAAAAGTGCCAGATATAAAATATATCTGGCACTTTTCATTTTAAACTGCTTAATTTTTAAAATCTTATATCTCTTTACTAATTTTCATTTTTATCATTATATACAAAGTTACAAGGTTTTCCTTCACAATTTAAAACCTCTTCATCATCTTCGCCAGTATAAATCTCTTTACTAGTTATATCGCTTCCAGTTGCTGTTCCAAGCAATTTTTCAATGTCTGTTGATATATCTTCTGGCGTAGTTGTTGGTTCAAATCTATATTCTACATTACCATCTCTACCAATAAGGAACTTTGTAAAATTCCATTTTATTGAATCTCCTACTAGTAATTCTGGGAATTTTTTCTCAAGCATATCGTTAAATTTTTTTTCATTAGGCTGATTCAAGTCAAATCCTTTGAATTTTGCTTTTTCTGTAAGGTATTCAAAAATCGGATGAGCATTCTTTCCCCTTACGTCACTTTTCTCAAACAATGGGAAACTCACTCCATAATTAATTTCACAGAAATTTTTTATTTCACTACTTTCACCAGGTTCCTGAGCTGCAAATTGATTACTTGGAAAACCCAATATTTCAAAGCCCTTGTCCTGGTACTGCTCATAAAGCTTCTCTAAGCCCTTGTATTGTGGAGTAAATCCACACTTGCTTGCCGTATTAACTATAATAAGTACCTTTCCCTTATATTGTTTTAAAGAAACCTCTTCCCCATCTATTGTAATTGCATTAAAATCATAAATTGACATTTATTATCCCTCCATTTATTAAGCTTAGTTTTTATATAAAAATCAATGTTTCTTAATAACTATTATTATCTATAAATCTATTATAGCACAAAAAAAATAAATTACAATAAAGTTTAGCCTTTATTTATAGTATTATAGATATTATAGATATAAAATATTTAAATATTCATTAACTTAGATATGGAATTTATTATATTGGCTAAAAATGTGCTAT
This window of the Clostridium estertheticum genome carries:
- a CDS encoding MATE family efflux transporter, translated to MNTKLGSESISKLLFKFSVPAITGMVVNALYNIVDRIYIGHIKGVGSYALSGLAITFPISVIIMAFGMLIGIGACSVISIRLGEKNVEAADNILGNAVMLLTIISVVLGIFGVLFLNKILILFGSDQNNLPYAKAYIQIILMGAVFQNIGFGINNIIRAEGNPKMAMLTMMFGAIINIILDPIFIFVFKMGIQGAAIATVISQAFNTLLVLRYFTAKNSGSVLKLKKTNLKLNKYIVNDIFAIGVAPFSMQIASSLVAILYNKGLLIYGGDLAVAAMGILNSISMLIFMPIVGISQGIQPIIGYNYGAKLYDRVFKILKLAIIFGTCIAVIGFIVVQLFANQLITIFVGNNPELIKLGAHGLRIDLMVLPILGFQILGASYFQAINEAKTSMILSVLRQVIVLIPIILILPLFLKLDGLWFSQPCADLIATALTAFFLVRSIKKLRNSSVL
- the lon gene encoding endopeptidase La, translating into MMSLDRKNKEGMVIPVADIVLLPGMEYTLKLNKISEEELKNLDDEQQFSIALPLKQNFNQNQLKGEDFHRVGVSFHVNEVEKTEKGYQVKIKTLDRVEINELIIESGFIRVEFEVIPDIIDLNEKGQEEMIECIKKVTREVSERFKGSDQFMKMIEDQKELNALMAHLTQFMPLTNEEKYELIKIKSLKDRSLKFMDYILKQKEALKLQLEMAEKFTQKANKGYRESVLRDQLKAIQTELDEGKSESAKKDKTFIDKIEEAQMPAEIKSAALDELEKLERQSENSAEYNIVRNYLDLLVKLPWKKSEPKVINLGEARRILDEQHYGLDKVKDRIIQHLAVMQLKKDKKGSILLLVGPPGTGKTSLGKSIAQALDRKYIRLSLGGIRDEAEIRGHRRTYIGAMPGRIIQSIKKAGEINPVMVLDEVDKLMTGYNGDPASALLEVLDPEQNNSFTDHYLDLPYDLSEVFFIATANSIGDIPRPLLDRMEIIQISSYTMNEKFHIGKNHLIPETLEEHGLNKEQLVIEDGALQKIISEYTMEAGVRGLKKQLATLARITSEKIVSHKGELPFIVTESELDDLLGRKVSSHDKAQKDNPPGVVTGLAWTSVGGEILFIEATDMLGSGQVILTGQLGDVMKESARISLSLLKSRLPMNSINFKERDLHIHVPSGSVPKDGPSAGITLFTALASLVTGIKVDPKLAMTGEITLRGAVLPIGGLKEKLIGAQRAGITKILIPKENLVDLKDVPEEVRSLLTIKTVETVEDVLRETLGISLPRIEHVFNPSISSEIKIKANQI
- a CDS encoding TetR/AcrR family transcriptional regulator; its protein translation is MRRKDDEKEKSIKEAVVKLILELGFHGTSISKIAKEAGVSPATVYIYYENKEIMFQDIYYEYSEEIFDYLLSMVYKNMDGHELIEILVRGYYTYIKENGEIFHFVDQFSSCPALACHCLDRKGIKNLNNLFEEMKQQRVLKDIQNDNLIAILFFPIKSIASNQCIGEVERDDLLKELITIIQDALLA
- a CDS encoding NADH-dependent flavin oxidoreductase, which codes for MKFENLLKQTTLDSTINVKNSIVMAPMTTFSANPDGTVSVAELSYYKARSKGVGIVITAATNVQESGKGFPGQFAAYNNSFLPSLKKLSQTIKGEGALAILQIFHGGRMAIPAEIPGGQTISASAIAAEREGAMTPREMTQAEIQDTIKAFGETTKLAIDAGFDGVEIHGANTYLLQQFFSPHSNRRDDMWGGSIEKRMNFPLAVIAQVKKVIKEDGIKNFIVGYRFSPEELENPGITLEDTLSFIDVLSNQGLSYLHSSISDFWQSSIRNASNTNPIICKILDKIHGRVPFIGVGSIHTPEDAIKALNSGTTFISLGRELIMEPDWVSKVQTGDFSKIRTTLNKTQRESLDIPEPLWNIIINTPGWFPMSK